The Drosophila teissieri strain GT53w chromosome X, Prin_Dtei_1.1, whole genome shotgun sequence genome has a segment encoding these proteins:
- the LOC122624161 gene encoding serine/threonine-protein kinase par-1 isoform X2, producing MSTCEAAAAGENGSQAKSEESQPPEDQKKKQQQPQQQQQPQQERNEKQLDKPQEKLPQNGKTEAKGAEGASPHPPLDAIRSSVLLDAGAAAPSIDALVACKDALLAQKLFASGGGSTPGPSPTSCSVGAGGISGKDLLKLKEPMRVGFYDIERTIGKGNFAVVKLARHRITKNEVAIKIIDKSQLDQTNLQKVYREVEIMKRLKHPHIIKLYQVMETKNMIYIVSEYASQGEIFDYIAKYGRMSESAARFKFWQIISAVEYCHKKGIVHRDLKAENLLLDLNMNIKIADFGFSNHFKPGELLATWCGSPPYAAPEVFEGKQYTGPEIDIWSLGVVLYVLVCGALPFDGSTLQSLRDRVLSGRFRIPFFMSSECEHLIRRMLVLEPTRRYTIDQIKRHRWMCPELLEHVLIAKYNLGAERQTCVEPSEDILRIMAEYVGIGPDKTRASLKKNTYDHVAAIYLLLQDRVSHKKEQSNGSGASSLSSSTAASRMMYSSRNDHQPTQQQQQQSQQSQQSQSKTISTSSILAKDQCHKRLSRHQTVLMSERTAHAGATPTVPDPGPGYYAKYGPLQLPLPLAGHAHLTGYLNGGGVEVDANGIPLPMRYTPLPTAASPAPSNCSSTSSRVGRHSLSSSSPRSHRPVAISLSIDNNPSLANLRCREMMEAGGGPVGAVGVPLASKQLHQTISEFIIKQSTEDCRALLQQSTTVAEGKDDPPKAESGAGGIPPPASTTPTSSKAVPGPGPAPGSGSAPGSTSCPGEINGKTIKAMSSSSSFDSKANLGQSFRYKMSAEASKLFQTLQESPLPVEQRTKRRVHVGSTNGSGGDSGQETKDDVKPNGDSRSEKKVLAQGSSSTDEGCETDQGNDPGCASQESKGSNGGGSGGSANGGPTSHSSSDLTRLVGTTASGQSHRMRSYASSSSSSGVLAGSAGSYSKSLSQNLSRGSSKSNCSGPYDSLDFALPSGKGSLPSCMGSSSMLATPTPASASPAGISSEHSSERSLYGSHNSCIHMPGALALGLGLPQSSASTPTPNPTPPPNGGGVTFLDKRSPIHFREGRRASDGLVAQGLLSSGSLLGTSRVYGSYRYEQAKRHGWLEIQQLQQEAAVGHSHPHPHAHQHPHQHQHPHPHPHPQAYGLEELCQFPNGQFYALPGKHHPLLTLPHHHGHPAQHHHGHHSLFHPGHQATPLLLEAAAGGDMYGHGCYAPPPPPPGLYPHHQLGVGMAVPMSPMQKPPLQQQLLQHRLLQQKRQLFQKQYALEAQLAGRHHHHPQHSHHQQQPHHHHFGHSLGQPPPPAPAPEHHLADELYELALLDRPRSGTPRLQHSMTMPGAHAFSQMNLKTSYISQSDQVPGAAPNGAGPGGSAAGASCSAPPSTAPGTPTVKCKPTTPHGHSLDSDYHTSTPVLSLFTPNWQSLVKPLSESPILEISEHMESV from the exons ATGAGCACGTGCGAGGCGGCGGCCGCTGGCGAGAATGGGAGCCAGGCCAAGTCCGAGGAGAGCCAGCCGCCGGAGGatcagaagaagaagcagcagcagccgcagcagcagcagcagccgcagcaggaGAGGAACGAGAAGCAGCTGGATAAGCCGCAGGAGAAGTTGCCGCAAAATGGGAAAACCGAAGCAAAAGGCGCGGAAGGAGCAAGTCCACACCCCCCACTGGACGCCATCCGGAGCTCAGTGCTCCTGGATGCCGGTGCCGCTGCGCCCTCGATAGACGCATTAGTGGCTTGCAAGGATGCGCTGCTCGCCCAAAAGCTCTTTGCCAGCGGGGGAGGCTCCACGCCCGGTCCCAGTCCCACATCGTGTTCGGTGGGAGCGGGCGGGATCAGTGGCAAGGACCTGCTCAAACTCAAGGAGCCCATGCGCGTGGGCTTCTACGACATCGAACGCACCATTGGCAAGGGAAACTTTGCAGTGGTCAAGCTGGCTCGGCATCGGATCACCAAGAACGAGGTGGCTATCAAGATCATTGACAAGTCGCAGCTGGACCAGACAAACCTACAGAAGGTCTACCGCGAGGTGGAGATCATGAAGCGCCTGAAACACCCTCACATCATTAAGCTCTACCAG GTTATGGAGACCAAGAATATGATCTACATAGTGTCGGAGTATGCCAGCCAAGGAGAGATCTTTG ATTACATTGCGAAGTACGGGCGAATGTCCGAGTCGGCGGCGCGCTTTAAGTTCTGGCAGATTATATCGGCGGTGGAGTACTGTCACAAGAAGGGCATAGTGCATCGGGATCTGAAGGCGGAGAACCTGCTCCTGGATCTGAACATGAACATCAAGATAGCGGACTTTGGGTTCTCCAATCACTTCAAGCCAGGAGAATTACTGGCCACCTGGTGCGGGTCACCGCCGTACGCAGCTCCCGAGGTTTTCGAGGGCAAGCAATATACGGGTCCAGAGATTGATATTTGG TCACTGGGCGTCGTGCTGTATGTGCTGGTATGTGGGGCACTGCCATTCGACGGATCCACGCTGCAGAGCCTCCGGGATCGGGTGCTTTCCGGCCGCTTTCGCATTCCCTTCTTTATGAGCTCCGAGTGCGAGCACCTCATCCGCCGGATGCTGGTACTGGAGCCCACAAGGCGCTACACCATCGACCAAATCAAACGCCATCGGTGGATGTGTCCCGAGCTGCTGGAGCACGTCCTGATAGCCAAGTACAATCTGGGCGCCGAGCGGCAGACGTGTGTGGAACCCAGCGAGGACATCCTGCGCATCATGGCCGAGTATGTGGGCATTGGGCCGGACAAGACGCGGGCCAGTCTGAAGAAGAATACGTACGATCATGTGGCGGCCATATATCTGCTCCTGCAGGATCGCGTTAGCCACAAAAAGGAGCAGAGCAACGGCTCAGGCGCCAGCTCCCTTTCCTCGTCGACCGCCGCCAGTCGGATGATGTACAGCTCCAGAAACGACCACCAGCCgacgcaacagcagcaacagcagtcgcagcagtcgcagcagtcGCAGTCCAAGACAATATCCACCAGCTCGATCCTGGCCAAGGATCAGTGCCACAAAAGACTTAGCCGTCATCAGACGGTGCTCATGAGTGAGCGTACCGCCCACGCAGGTGCGACACCCACAGTCCCAGATCCCGGTCCCGGATACTACGCCAAGTATGGCCCACTGCAACTGCCATTGCCTCTggccggccacgcccacctgaCTGGGTATCTGAATGGAGGAGGCGTCGAGGTGGATGCTAACGGCATTCCCCTGCCCATGCGCTACACTCCGCTGCCGACAGCCGCGTCGCCCGCTCCCTCTAACTgctcatccacatcctcgAGGGTGGGACGACACAGCCTGAGTTCCAGCTCCCCGCGGAGCCATCGACCGGTGGCCATTTCGCTCAGCATCGACAACAATCCCTCGCTGGCCAACTTGCGGTGCCGGGAGATGATGGAGGCTGGTGGCGGACCCGTTGGCGCAGTGGGTGTGCCTCTAGCGTCCAAGCAGCTCCATCAGACCATCAGCGAGTTCATCATCAAACAGAGCACCGAAGACTGCCGggcgctgctgcagcag TCCACAACCGTGGCGGAGGGTAAAGATGATCCGCCAAAGGCGGAATCCGGCGCTGGAGGTATTCCCCCGCCTGCCTCtaccacacccacatccagtAAAGCGGTACCGGGACCGGGACCGGCaccgggatcgggatcggcaCCGGGATCGACCTCCTGCCCCGGTGAGATCAACGGCAAGACAATAAAGGCCATGTCCAGCTCGAGCAGCTTCGACTCCAAGGCCAACTTGGGCCAAAGCTTTCGCTACAAGATGTCCGCCGAGGCTAGCAAGCTTTTCCAGACTCTCCAGGAAAGCCCATTGCCCGTGGAG CAAAGGACTAAGCGTCGTGTGCACGTGGGCAGCACCAATGGCAGCGGCGGTGACTCCGGCCAGGAAACAAAAGATGATGTGAAACCGAATGGTGACAG CCGCTCGGAGAAGAAAGTGCTGGCCCAAGGCAGCTCCAGCACAGATGAGGGCTGCGAGACAGACCAGGGCAACGATCCGGGCTGCGCGTCCCAGGAGTCGAAGGGAAGCAATGGCGGTGGTAGCGGTGGTAGCGCTAACGGCGGACCCACCTCGCACTCCAGCAGCGATCTGACGCGCCTCGTTGGAACCACTGCCTCTGGACAGAGCCACAGAATGCGCTCGtatgccagcagcagctcgtCCAGTGGTGTTCTTGCTGGCAGCGCTGGTAGCTACTCCAAAAGTCTGAGCCAGAACCTGAGTCGCGGCTCATCCAAGAGCAATTGCAGTGGTCCCTACGACAGCTTGGACTTTGCCTTGCCCTCCGGCAAGGGCAGTCTACCCTCGTGCATGGGCTCCAGTTCGatgctggccacgcccactccggcCTCGGCATCGCCAGCGGGCATCTCATCGGAGCATTCATCGGAGAGGTCGCTGTACGGGAGTCACAACTCCTGCATCCATATGCCAGGAGCTCTGGCCTTGGGCTTGGGCCTTCCGCAGAGTTCAGCCTCCACGCCCACGCCGAATCCTACACCGCCACCAAATGGCGGTGGCGTTACGTTCCTGGACAAGCGATCACCCATACACTTTCGCGAAGGGAGACGGGCGAGCGATGGCCTGGTGGCCCAAGGCCTGCTGAGCTCCGGTTCGTTGCTGGGCACCAGTCGTGTGTACGGAAGCTATCGCTACGAGCAGGCCAAGCGTCACGGTTGGCTGGAgatccagcagctgcagcaggaggcGGCTGTGGGGCATTCACACCCGCACCCACACGCCCATCAACATCctcatcagcatcagcatccgcatcctcatccacatccccaaGCGTACGGCTTGGAAGAACTCTGTCAATTTCCGAACGGTCAATTCTACGCTCTGCCGGGCAAGCATCATCCGCTGCTGACTTTGCCCCACCATCATGGGCATCCTGCGCAGCATCACCATGGCCACCACTCGCTGTTCCATCCAGGCCACCAAGCCACACCCTTGCTTCTGGAAGCCGCTGCTGGTGGGGATATGTATGGTCATGGATGCTATgctccgccaccgccgccaccagGGCTATACCCGCACCATCAGTTGGGTGTGGGCATGGCCGTGCCCATGTCGCCGATGCAAAAGCcaccgctgcagcagcaactcctgCAGCACCgcctgctgcagcagaagcGTCAGTTATTCCAGAAGCAGTACGCCCTGGAGGCGCAGCTAGCCGGTCGGCATCACCACCATCCGCAGCACAgccatcaccagcagcagccacaccaccaccactttGGCCACAGCCTGGGTCAACCACCGCCGCCGGCTCCAGCTCCGGAACATCACCTGGCCGACGAGCTGTACGAGTTGGCTCTGCTCGATCGGCCCAGGAGCGGAACTCCTAGGCTTCAGCACTCCATGACCATGCCCGGAGCGCATGCCTTCAGCCAGATGAACCTTAAGACCTCCTACATCAGCCAATCGGACCAGGTGCCTGGTGCAGCGCCCAATGGAGCTGGTCCCGGAGGATCTGCTGCTGGGGCATCATGCTCAGCTCCACCGTCCACGGCGCCGGGTACGCCTACGGTCAAGTGCAAGCCAACCACGCCCCACGGCCACAGCCTGGACTCCGACTATCAT ACATCGACGCCGGTGCTCAGCCTTTTTACGCCCAATTGGCAGTCGCTGGTGAAGCCGCTTAGCGAGAGCCCCATCCTGGAGATATCGGAGCACATGGAGTCAGTCTGA
- the LOC122624161 gene encoding serine/threonine-protein kinase par-1 isoform X1, which yields MSTCEAAAAGENGSQAKSEESQPPEDQKKKQQQPQQQQQPQQERNEKQLDKPQEKLPQNGKTEAKGAEGASPHPPLDAIRSSVLLDAGAAAPSIDALVACKDALLAQKLFASGGGSTPGPSPTSCSVGAGGISGKDLLKLKEPMRVGFYDIERTIGKGNFAVVKLARHRITKNEVAIKIIDKSQLDQTNLQKVYREVEIMKRLKHPHIIKLYQVMETKNMIYIVSEYASQGEIFGLTYQIYPDYIAKYGRMSESAARFKFWQIISAVEYCHKKGIVHRDLKAENLLLDLNMNIKIADFGFSNHFKPGELLATWCGSPPYAAPEVFEGKQYTGPEIDIWSLGVVLYVLVCGALPFDGSTLQSLRDRVLSGRFRIPFFMSSECEHLIRRMLVLEPTRRYTIDQIKRHRWMCPELLEHVLIAKYNLGAERQTCVEPSEDILRIMAEYVGIGPDKTRASLKKNTYDHVAAIYLLLQDRVSHKKEQSNGSGASSLSSSTAASRMMYSSRNDHQPTQQQQQQSQQSQQSQSKTISTSSILAKDQCHKRLSRHQTVLMSERTAHAGATPTVPDPGPGYYAKYGPLQLPLPLAGHAHLTGYLNGGGVEVDANGIPLPMRYTPLPTAASPAPSNCSSTSSRVGRHSLSSSSPRSHRPVAISLSIDNNPSLANLRCREMMEAGGGPVGAVGVPLASKQLHQTISEFIIKQSTEDCRALLQQSTTVAEGKDDPPKAESGAGGIPPPASTTPTSSKAVPGPGPAPGSGSAPGSTSCPGEINGKTIKAMSSSSSFDSKANLGQSFRYKMSAEASKLFQTLQESPLPVEQRTKRRVHVGSTNGSGGDSGQETKDDVKPNGDSRSEKKVLAQGSSSTDEGCETDQGNDPGCASQESKGSNGGGSGGSANGGPTSHSSSDLTRLVGTTASGQSHRMRSYASSSSSSGVLAGSAGSYSKSLSQNLSRGSSKSNCSGPYDSLDFALPSGKGSLPSCMGSSSMLATPTPASASPAGISSEHSSERSLYGSHNSCIHMPGALALGLGLPQSSASTPTPNPTPPPNGGGVTFLDKRSPIHFREGRRASDGLVAQGLLSSGSLLGTSRVYGSYRYEQAKRHGWLEIQQLQQEAAVGHSHPHPHAHQHPHQHQHPHPHPHPQAYGLEELCQFPNGQFYALPGKHHPLLTLPHHHGHPAQHHHGHHSLFHPGHQATPLLLEAAAGGDMYGHGCYAPPPPPPGLYPHHQLGVGMAVPMSPMQKPPLQQQLLQHRLLQQKRQLFQKQYALEAQLAGRHHHHPQHSHHQQQPHHHHFGHSLGQPPPPAPAPEHHLADELYELALLDRPRSGTPRLQHSMTMPGAHAFSQMNLKTSYISQSDQVPGAAPNGAGPGGSAAGASCSAPPSTAPGTPTVKCKPTTPHGHSLDSDYHTSTPVLSLFTPNWQSLVKPLSESPILEISEHMESV from the exons ATGAGCACGTGCGAGGCGGCGGCCGCTGGCGAGAATGGGAGCCAGGCCAAGTCCGAGGAGAGCCAGCCGCCGGAGGatcagaagaagaagcagcagcagccgcagcagcagcagcagccgcagcaggaGAGGAACGAGAAGCAGCTGGATAAGCCGCAGGAGAAGTTGCCGCAAAATGGGAAAACCGAAGCAAAAGGCGCGGAAGGAGCAAGTCCACACCCCCCACTGGACGCCATCCGGAGCTCAGTGCTCCTGGATGCCGGTGCCGCTGCGCCCTCGATAGACGCATTAGTGGCTTGCAAGGATGCGCTGCTCGCCCAAAAGCTCTTTGCCAGCGGGGGAGGCTCCACGCCCGGTCCCAGTCCCACATCGTGTTCGGTGGGAGCGGGCGGGATCAGTGGCAAGGACCTGCTCAAACTCAAGGAGCCCATGCGCGTGGGCTTCTACGACATCGAACGCACCATTGGCAAGGGAAACTTTGCAGTGGTCAAGCTGGCTCGGCATCGGATCACCAAGAACGAGGTGGCTATCAAGATCATTGACAAGTCGCAGCTGGACCAGACAAACCTACAGAAGGTCTACCGCGAGGTGGAGATCATGAAGCGCCTGAAACACCCTCACATCATTAAGCTCTACCAG GTTATGGAGACCAAGAATATGATCTACATAGTGTCGGAGTATGCCAGCCAAGGAGAGATCTTTG GACTTACCTATCAAATTTATCCAGATTACATTGCGAAGTACGGGCGAATGTCCGAGTCGGCGGCGCGCTTTAAGTTCTGGCAGATTATATCGGCGGTGGAGTACTGTCACAAGAAGGGCATAGTGCATCGGGATCTGAAGGCGGAGAACCTGCTCCTGGATCTGAACATGAACATCAAGATAGCGGACTTTGGGTTCTCCAATCACTTCAAGCCAGGAGAATTACTGGCCACCTGGTGCGGGTCACCGCCGTACGCAGCTCCCGAGGTTTTCGAGGGCAAGCAATATACGGGTCCAGAGATTGATATTTGG TCACTGGGCGTCGTGCTGTATGTGCTGGTATGTGGGGCACTGCCATTCGACGGATCCACGCTGCAGAGCCTCCGGGATCGGGTGCTTTCCGGCCGCTTTCGCATTCCCTTCTTTATGAGCTCCGAGTGCGAGCACCTCATCCGCCGGATGCTGGTACTGGAGCCCACAAGGCGCTACACCATCGACCAAATCAAACGCCATCGGTGGATGTGTCCCGAGCTGCTGGAGCACGTCCTGATAGCCAAGTACAATCTGGGCGCCGAGCGGCAGACGTGTGTGGAACCCAGCGAGGACATCCTGCGCATCATGGCCGAGTATGTGGGCATTGGGCCGGACAAGACGCGGGCCAGTCTGAAGAAGAATACGTACGATCATGTGGCGGCCATATATCTGCTCCTGCAGGATCGCGTTAGCCACAAAAAGGAGCAGAGCAACGGCTCAGGCGCCAGCTCCCTTTCCTCGTCGACCGCCGCCAGTCGGATGATGTACAGCTCCAGAAACGACCACCAGCCgacgcaacagcagcaacagcagtcgcagcagtcgcagcagtcGCAGTCCAAGACAATATCCACCAGCTCGATCCTGGCCAAGGATCAGTGCCACAAAAGACTTAGCCGTCATCAGACGGTGCTCATGAGTGAGCGTACCGCCCACGCAGGTGCGACACCCACAGTCCCAGATCCCGGTCCCGGATACTACGCCAAGTATGGCCCACTGCAACTGCCATTGCCTCTggccggccacgcccacctgaCTGGGTATCTGAATGGAGGAGGCGTCGAGGTGGATGCTAACGGCATTCCCCTGCCCATGCGCTACACTCCGCTGCCGACAGCCGCGTCGCCCGCTCCCTCTAACTgctcatccacatcctcgAGGGTGGGACGACACAGCCTGAGTTCCAGCTCCCCGCGGAGCCATCGACCGGTGGCCATTTCGCTCAGCATCGACAACAATCCCTCGCTGGCCAACTTGCGGTGCCGGGAGATGATGGAGGCTGGTGGCGGACCCGTTGGCGCAGTGGGTGTGCCTCTAGCGTCCAAGCAGCTCCATCAGACCATCAGCGAGTTCATCATCAAACAGAGCACCGAAGACTGCCGggcgctgctgcagcag TCCACAACCGTGGCGGAGGGTAAAGATGATCCGCCAAAGGCGGAATCCGGCGCTGGAGGTATTCCCCCGCCTGCCTCtaccacacccacatccagtAAAGCGGTACCGGGACCGGGACCGGCaccgggatcgggatcggcaCCGGGATCGACCTCCTGCCCCGGTGAGATCAACGGCAAGACAATAAAGGCCATGTCCAGCTCGAGCAGCTTCGACTCCAAGGCCAACTTGGGCCAAAGCTTTCGCTACAAGATGTCCGCCGAGGCTAGCAAGCTTTTCCAGACTCTCCAGGAAAGCCCATTGCCCGTGGAG CAAAGGACTAAGCGTCGTGTGCACGTGGGCAGCACCAATGGCAGCGGCGGTGACTCCGGCCAGGAAACAAAAGATGATGTGAAACCGAATGGTGACAG CCGCTCGGAGAAGAAAGTGCTGGCCCAAGGCAGCTCCAGCACAGATGAGGGCTGCGAGACAGACCAGGGCAACGATCCGGGCTGCGCGTCCCAGGAGTCGAAGGGAAGCAATGGCGGTGGTAGCGGTGGTAGCGCTAACGGCGGACCCACCTCGCACTCCAGCAGCGATCTGACGCGCCTCGTTGGAACCACTGCCTCTGGACAGAGCCACAGAATGCGCTCGtatgccagcagcagctcgtCCAGTGGTGTTCTTGCTGGCAGCGCTGGTAGCTACTCCAAAAGTCTGAGCCAGAACCTGAGTCGCGGCTCATCCAAGAGCAATTGCAGTGGTCCCTACGACAGCTTGGACTTTGCCTTGCCCTCCGGCAAGGGCAGTCTACCCTCGTGCATGGGCTCCAGTTCGatgctggccacgcccactccggcCTCGGCATCGCCAGCGGGCATCTCATCGGAGCATTCATCGGAGAGGTCGCTGTACGGGAGTCACAACTCCTGCATCCATATGCCAGGAGCTCTGGCCTTGGGCTTGGGCCTTCCGCAGAGTTCAGCCTCCACGCCCACGCCGAATCCTACACCGCCACCAAATGGCGGTGGCGTTACGTTCCTGGACAAGCGATCACCCATACACTTTCGCGAAGGGAGACGGGCGAGCGATGGCCTGGTGGCCCAAGGCCTGCTGAGCTCCGGTTCGTTGCTGGGCACCAGTCGTGTGTACGGAAGCTATCGCTACGAGCAGGCCAAGCGTCACGGTTGGCTGGAgatccagcagctgcagcaggaggcGGCTGTGGGGCATTCACACCCGCACCCACACGCCCATCAACATCctcatcagcatcagcatccgcatcctcatccacatccccaaGCGTACGGCTTGGAAGAACTCTGTCAATTTCCGAACGGTCAATTCTACGCTCTGCCGGGCAAGCATCATCCGCTGCTGACTTTGCCCCACCATCATGGGCATCCTGCGCAGCATCACCATGGCCACCACTCGCTGTTCCATCCAGGCCACCAAGCCACACCCTTGCTTCTGGAAGCCGCTGCTGGTGGGGATATGTATGGTCATGGATGCTATgctccgccaccgccgccaccagGGCTATACCCGCACCATCAGTTGGGTGTGGGCATGGCCGTGCCCATGTCGCCGATGCAAAAGCcaccgctgcagcagcaactcctgCAGCACCgcctgctgcagcagaagcGTCAGTTATTCCAGAAGCAGTACGCCCTGGAGGCGCAGCTAGCCGGTCGGCATCACCACCATCCGCAGCACAgccatcaccagcagcagccacaccaccaccactttGGCCACAGCCTGGGTCAACCACCGCCGCCGGCTCCAGCTCCGGAACATCACCTGGCCGACGAGCTGTACGAGTTGGCTCTGCTCGATCGGCCCAGGAGCGGAACTCCTAGGCTTCAGCACTCCATGACCATGCCCGGAGCGCATGCCTTCAGCCAGATGAACCTTAAGACCTCCTACATCAGCCAATCGGACCAGGTGCCTGGTGCAGCGCCCAATGGAGCTGGTCCCGGAGGATCTGCTGCTGGGGCATCATGCTCAGCTCCACCGTCCACGGCGCCGGGTACGCCTACGGTCAAGTGCAAGCCAACCACGCCCCACGGCCACAGCCTGGACTCCGACTATCAT ACATCGACGCCGGTGCTCAGCCTTTTTACGCCCAATTGGCAGTCGCTGGTGAAGCCGCTTAGCGAGAGCCCCATCCTGGAGATATCGGAGCACATGGAGTCAGTCTGA